The Tripterygium wilfordii isolate XIE 37 chromosome 18, ASM1340144v1, whole genome shotgun sequence nucleotide sequence AATATGATCCCCAAAAGTTTCTCAAATATATATcgtattaaaataattattgattaaaaattcatatatatgaCTCACTTTACAACCAATTTAGGATGTTCAAATGGCGAACTTGTATGATGGAAGATACAATATCAATCTTCATTGATATTTGAATATTCCATACTTTTTATATTATGGTTGCAAGACatgaaatatgattttttttcccttcaaaaacATGTTTATATTAGCCTATAAATAAACAATACCAAGttatttaaaatgataaaatacatTACTAAAAATGAGTAACTTATCATCATTTATCAGAAATCCACACTCTCATACATATCAATTATAGTCTAGTTACTACATGTCAAAGCCAAACAACTCATTGGATCAATATCAAGCTACTATGGGTTAAAGTCTAACTCACTTGAGTTAGAAAAACACCTTGTTGATTAGTAAGGGAGGGGTTTGCCCATATATATCCTTCGGTCGGGGACATTCCCCACCAATGTAGGATATGTGatttaacatttttattgaaaactcTATCTACTAAAGTAGGGTTTCTTTAACTACtctaaattaaattttttttttttcgaaacagGGGTTTTGAGAGGGGTATGATTCGAACCCACAACCTAATGGGTGAGTGATCACTTGCATGCACTGTGATTGTCATTCAACCAACGGGTCACTTACACTCCAAATTAATCCCTAATTGACTTTTACATCTATAATTCCTAATCTAACTTGCCTTATCTCCATCTATTACAATCCatagaatttttaaaaaaaaaaaaaaaaaaacagggacCCCCAATTTTAGGTGAAAAAAGATGTTTGAAGgtaaaaaactaaaatatcTCAGTTAAAACAAAGATTCGGTGAATCTTAGGAAGATTATTATTCAAAGTCCTCACGAGTCACGACTTTGTAAGATCTCGTATTAATCTCCaatctatgattttttttcattaaattaATAGCTTCTGAACAAACAAGCCTTAAACATTAcgtcattaaaaaagaaaacaaataaattgtttTCACAGGCGCTACATGTGCTTTAACTTATTGTCTCCTACAGTTGTCCATGAAAATCACGCAATCAATAGTGCCctgtctccctctctctcacaagattttcagtttttttctttaaaatcatCGAGGCAATTGATGTGTTTTGCGAGGGAACAGGTAATTCCCTTCTATAAGACTGTTATTTGGGCTTTCTCACCCAACATGAACCCAGTTTGCTTCCTGTAACTGGTGTCTCGTGTGTTTTTTTTACCTCCATTTCTCTtgtttattggattaatttgagTGTATTGTTTCTGGGTTTTCTTATTACTCCATTTTCGAGCTCCAAGATCTGATAATATTTTGGCTATTCTTGTTGGATTCGTTATTCGGTTTAATGCATTGGATTAAGCTGTGTAAGGAGATTTTTAGGGGAAGATTTGATCTgggtttttgaaatttgaagaaattagttTTGTGGGTTGAATTTCTTTGGGGTAATTTGGAGATGAAGATTGAAGTGGACAAGGACATGGTTGCTGCGGTTTTGGGAACACGAGCTTATGATTACTTGATTTCGAATCCAGTCTCTAACGAGAACCTCTTAATGACATTAAGAAGCGATGAGAATTTGCAGAACAAGCTCTCGGATCTCGTCGAGCGCCCCAACTCGTCCAATTTCAGCTGGAACTACGCGATTTTCTGGCAGATTTCGCGGTCCAAGTCTGGGGATTTGGTCCTGGGATGGGGAGATGGGTCTTGCAGGGAGCCCAAGGAAGGAGAACAATCACCGGACATGAGAACTCTGTGTCTCAGGGTTGATAGTGAAAATCAGCAGAAGATGAGGAAGAGGGTTCTTCATGAGCTTCATACATTATTTGGGGGTTCTGATGAAGAGAATTATGCTCTGGGACTGGACAGGGTCACCGATACTGAGATGTTGTTTTTGGCATCCATGTATTTCTGCTTCCCTCGTGGACAAGGCGGTCCGGGGAAGTGTTTTGCTTCAGGGAAGCATTTCTGGATCTATGATGCATTGAGATCAGGTACTGAGTATTGCCTGAGGTCATTTCTTGGCAAGTGCGCTGGTATCCAGACCATTGTATTCGTGCCAACGGATATTGGTGTGGTTGAATTGGGGTCGGTAAGATCTGTACCGGAAAACTCACAGCTGGTGCAGTCAATAAGGTCATCTTTCTCATCCAATCCATCACCACTAATTAGTGTTGATAGGCCAGTAGTTGCTGCTGTGCCAGGGATGAATGAAAAGAAGGATGTGAATTCCCAATTTTCCCATTTGGGGATGGCGGAGAGAAGGGACGGGGTTTCGAAGATTTTCGGgaaggagttgaacaatttAGCTCATTTTAATGCTGGCCATGTTCATCCCCAGTTTAGGGAGAAACTTGCAGTGAGAAAGATGGAGGAACGGCCTTCGTGGGACGCTTACCAAAATGGGAATAGGCTTGGAGTTTTGGCGACTCGAAATGGTCATCATGGCTCGAATTGGGCGCAGAGTTGCAGTGTCAAACAAGGGACTGCGGCAGATATCTATAAAACTCAAAGTTCTGTAAATAATCTACGAGACCTTGTTAATGGGGTTAGGGAAGATTTTCGGCTTAATAACTTCCAGTCACAGAAGCAGGGTCCATTGAATATTGATTTTTCAGGGGCTACTTCGAGGCCTTCTGTCATTTCTATGCAGGTTAGTGCAGAATCTGAGCATTCTgatgttgaggcttcgtgcaagAACGAGATGCCAGGCGCAGCTGATGATAGGAGACCCCGAAAACGTGGTAGGAAGCCTGGAAATGGAAGAGATGAACCACTTAACCACGTCGAGGCTGAAAGGCAGCGGAGAGAGAAGCTTAACCAACGGTTTTATGCATTGCGAGCTGTGGTGCCGAATATATCGAAGATGGACAAAGCTTCCTTGTTGGGAGATGCCATTGCTTACATCAATGAGCTTCAGGCAAAGCTCAAGGCCATGGAAGCAGAGAGGGAGAAACCAAATACTTGTTCTTTCGACGGAAATCCTAATGCAGAAAATCATTTGCGGCCTGCTGATGTTGATATTCAAGCTTCCCATGATGAGGTTACTGTAAGGGTGACCTGCCCTTTGGATTCACATCCTGCGTCCAGAGTCATCCAAGCATTGAAAGGCGTTCCGATCAGCGTGGTTGAGTCGAAAATCGCCACAGCTAACGATACTGTATTCCATACATTTGTAGTCAAGTCTCAAGGATCCGAGCACCTCACGAAGGAGATGTTGATCGCAGCAATTTCCCGCGATTCCAAATCCATTCAGCCGCTATAAACATCAATTGGGTAGCACAATGATCGCAATTCACCCAACTCCATAGAGGATAATTTCCTTCGAAGAACCTATTTGGACTCTTCTTCAGAGGTTTTGAATCCCATAAGCCAAGCATCCATTGTTGAAGAGTCTCAAACTCAGTTTCTTTAGCTTTTATAGGCACATGAAAAAGAGCAGAGAATGGATTCTGTTATCAAATTGTAGGCCATTCATTTTATGTTCTGCTTCTTTTAAAGTAGATTTTGAGGTCTCTCTCAACCTTGCCAGAAAGAATTTTGTGGGTGGAAAAATGAAGTTCAAAGAGGGAAACAAGAATTTCTCGATCACCCagaaacaaaattataaaagaaagtAATGTTAGTGCGACTTGCTCGACCAAATGAAACTGCAGTGGTGGTGGAACTCATGCATTGAAAATGTTAAATATCCCACATCGTCGTCATCGGTTTTGTAGAGTAAAACCATGTGGTTTATAAAAATGGTCCAACTATATAATACAAGAGGCGCCTTTTAATGAAGGATAAAACCGTACATGTATTGGGCTTAGAGTGGTGGTTTATAAAAATGGTCCTACTATATAATACAAGAGGCGCCTTTTGATGAAGGATAAAACCGTACATGTATTGGGCTTAGAGCGGAGAGTGTCTCAAGTAGATTGGATTGAgtcaaattatttaaaaaaaaacacacatttcCCATATAGTAAACACAAAGATTATGGGATTGTGAGTGCACCATGTGCAAACATTTGGGCTTAGTTTGTCATGGCTTGAGGGGGACCATGGATATAGCTgcttttgaaaattccatatccAATTTCATGTCTCAATCACTACTTGTTTTGGACCTACatttcattttatatatattcattataTGTATGGCTTCTTCAATTCCTTATATTGGCCTTTCATAGGCATGAAAGGACATCATGTTTAAGGGCACTAAAGGCATGTATGTCACGTTCAAATTAAAATGGTAAACTATGGAGTGTGGATCGAAGACAAGGAAATTTAGGGTTTTCATGCTTCAATTTAAAGTGTTGACCTCATTATAGTCAATGTCAATGCATGGTTTGGCtttgttggttttgtttttttttttgaaataccgttgagaaatatgtttctcattgaaatcgaaccttGAGCACACATATGTTTAATCAAGTCGATTGCTAACCGAACCACCTCTTTTTGAGAGatatttgtacaatttgaagcCATTAAGATGTATGTTTGTTAAGCACCTTTTTTAAAAGTATTAGTCTCTAATTAGGGTTTGACTTTGGCAATGAAAGAGAACGTAATATTCTTCAAAACAAGTAGTATTGGGGTCGTTCCGGATTAATTGAAGGCAAAACGAGTATTAAAAATTGTTATGGCGATTTGCCCGCAAACTCGGAACTACAGGCCCGCACGCACTGAAATTAGTAGACATGCAATTATCATTTCTTGAGTTTGGAGGGCTACACAAACCATTTAATGATTGTGGAATTATACATTATTCTCTCATAAGCTAGATTTTACAGGTTTAGACAAACTTTTATTTATGCACTTTAAAAATGGCTGGTTTCCATGATTTTCACCATAAAATGTCAAGTTTAGAGGGTTAGGCTTATTTTCTTGTGAATTTGGGGGTGGAATTGGCTACTTATTCTTCAATTTTCCTACTTGTGGCACTCAATTGCCGAGATGTTGTTACAATGGTGGCTAGACCAGAAGTCCCAAAGCAAAACCAAAAGGCTTCCTCCAGGCCCATTTCCTATAACCTCCTCCAGTTGGGCCAACTATTCATATATGGGCCGCTTGTCTACCTCCTGCTAGGCAAAATCGACGCCATCACCACCAACGATCCTTAATTATCCGTGAAATTCTTCTCCGGCAAGATGATGTCTTCTCATCTCGCCGGGATCCATTAGGCTTATGGCCGCCGCGATGTTTCATTGGGGCCAATGAACTCACATTGGAAGAGAATGAGGAGAATTTGCATGGACTATGGAGCACCTATTAACAACTAAGAGACTGGAATCATTTGCAAGGCATCGGGCCGAGAAGGCCCAACATACTGTGAAGGATGTTTGGGGCCAAGCCCATAAATTTTAGGGAAATATTGGGTGCATTTTCAATGAAGGATGCTTGGGCCCAAGCCCATAAACTACAAGTATTCTCTCCGTCCTCGCGAGTCTCCTCTCCTGTGAACTTTCGGCGAAGTCCATCCAAGCCTCCAAGGTCTTACCGTCTTTCTCCTCGCGTCATTCCTTCCTCACTGAAGGTGCGTCACGATTTTCCTAGCCTGACtcagataaattttttttttctgtaaatTTATTGGATTATTATGAAATAATCTCTCTTCGTATATCCATCTGGACTCTGGTAGTTTCGATTCTTCGTTGATGTGATCATCATCTGTTTGTGAAAATGCTCCACAAAGAACTGGTTCTACTTAacgttttttaatttttctacatTCATATAAAATAGGCATTGGGAGACCAGATTTTAAGTTATATGCGGTCTATTTGTCTGTTTATGGAGATTGATAAACTCGCCACACCGAGCCAGTTATTAGTAGATGTGAAAGGAAGTATCCttcgtttcttttcttttcattcactGACTctagttccttttttttttttcttcccctaaTTCCATTGTTGCAGTTCCTTGCACTTTTCAGTTTTAATGTATCT carries:
- the LOC119984207 gene encoding transcription factor MTB1-like, with product MKIEVDKDMVAAVLGTRAYDYLISNPVSNENLLMTLRSDENLQNKLSDLVERPNSSNFSWNYAIFWQISRSKSGDLVLGWGDGSCREPKEGEQSPDMRTLCLRVDSENQQKMRKRVLHELHTLFGGSDEENYALGLDRVTDTEMLFLASMYFCFPRGQGGPGKCFASGKHFWIYDALRSGTEYCLRSFLGKCAGIQTIVFVPTDIGVVELGSVRSVPENSQLVQSIRSSFSSNPSPLISVDRPVVAAVPGMNEKKDVNSQFSHLGMAERRDGVSKIFGKELNNLAHFNAGHVHPQFREKLAVRKMEERPSWDAYQNGNRLGVLATRNGHHGSNWAQSCSVKQGTAADIYKTQSSVNNLRDLVNGVREDFRLNNFQSQKQGPLNIDFSGATSRPSVISMQVSAESEHSDVEASCKNEMPGAADDRRPRKRGRKPGNGRDEPLNHVEAERQRREKLNQRFYALRAVVPNISKMDKASLLGDAIAYINELQAKLKAMEAEREKPNTCSFDGNPNAENHLRPADVDIQASHDEVTVRVTCPLDSHPASRVIQALKGVPISVVESKIATANDTVFHTFVVKSQGSEHLTKEMLIAAISRDSKSIQPL